The window ATGTCAACGCCCTGTATGCCGCAAGACGTTGCACTTGCCGTCGAATTCAGGGAAGCGAACCCGGTATCGGGCGTCACAGGTGGGGTGAGAAAGCGACGCTTCAGCTCTCCTGAACTCTTCTTACGAGAGCAGCCGAGCGGGCGAGAGCTGTTTCTCGGTGAGGCCCGATCGCCGCAGGTCTTCGGGAAGTGATCCCGTCGTGATCAGACCCGCCGCTGCCCGCGCGGCCGCCGGAGACGTCATGATGCCGAAGCCTCCCTGACCGGCGAGCCAGAAGAATCCTTTGCGTTCGGGGTCCATTCCAATGACAGGTGAACGATCTGCCGCGAAGGTTCGCAGCCCAGCCCAGCGGCGTCGGATGTGCCGGATCTCGAGTCTCGTGGCGCGTTGTACGCGATCTGCGGCGAGTGCCACCTCATAGTCTTCTGGACCGGCGTCGCAAGGTTCCGACGGTGTCTCATCGCAGGGCGACGCCAGCAGTTGACCTCCCTCGGGCTTCAGGTAGAAGTCCTCGTCAGCGTCGATTACACAGGGCCACGCGCGGATTTCGCAACCCTGGGGCGGGTCGAAAGTGATGGCCGTGCGCCGCAACGGGCGAAGATCGAGGGGGCGCGCACCGGCGAGCAGCGCGATCTCGTCGCACCATGCGCCTGCCGCGTTGATGACGACTGCAGTGCTGTAGGTCTGGCCTCCTGCGCGGATCTCCCAGCCGTCGCCGTCCCTCGAGATCCGTTCGACACCCGCCTTCGTTGCTAGTTCACCGCCCCGGTCGCGGAACCCGCGCAAGAACGCATCGAGTAGGCCCGCCACGTCGATGTGCAAGGCGCCCGGCTCGCATACAGCCGAAGCGACATATTCTTCGCGGAGTACCGGGCACAGCGCGCGTGCGTCTGCACAATCGAGTTTGCGCAGATCGGTTCCTACCTCACGTCCGCTCCTGAGCGCTTCTTCCAGACTCTCTCGTTGATCTTCACGGCCGATCCACAGAATGGGCCGCGGCGTCACGACGGGATGTTCGGTAAAGCCCTCGGGCGGTTCTTCGAGAAAGTGCCGTCCGGCCCGCGTCAAGCGACCGACCGCGGCGCTGCCGTAACTTTCGACCAGAAAGGCCGCCGAGCGACCTGTCGTGTGATGGCCCGGTAGAGATTCCCGTTCAAGAACTACGGTGGAGCCGTGGCCTTGAAGCTCGTAGGCTACTGAGGATCCGGCGATTCCGGCACCGACGACGACAAAATCACGACTCTTCATGGAATCCGTTCAGACCTCGACAGACCTGCAGCGTATCACGATCTCGGAATCCGAACGCCCCGCGAGCGCGGCGGCCCGTTCTCGCTGTAGTCGCTGCCTGGAAAGATCGACCCCTCGGGTCCCGCTTCCAGTCGGATGACCTCGGCGGCGCACACTTTGTACTCCGCTGTACCGGTGACCGTATCACCCTCGTCGACGGTCAGGCGATTCGCCAGCGCTTCGCTGAAGTGCAGCGGTATCCAGATACAGCCCGGCTTTACCTGTCGCGAGCGGATGGCTCGCAACGCGATGGCCCCGCGCCGGGTTCGAACTTCAACCCGATCCCCGGTCTGGATATTGCGTCGCTCGGCGTCGCGTGGGTGGATCTCCACGAAGGCTTCGGGTTGCTTTGCGTGAAGCCCCGGTTCGCGGCGTGTTTGTGTCGCGGCGTTGTAGTGGTAGAGCGTTCGACCGGTGGACAGAAGCAGCGCGTAGTCGTCGTCGGGCAGTTCTGCGGGCGGTCGGTAGTGAACGGCCTGGAACAGGCCTCGTCCCCTCAGGATGCCCCCCTCGTGCAGAAAACTCGTACCGGGATGGCCGTCTTCGGGGCAGGGCCATTGAAGGCCAGTCAGGCCACCCGTGCCCCTTCCTTCGAGACGCTCGTAGCGAATGCCGGAAAACCGCGGTGCCAACCCCACCATCTCAGCGAAGATTTCCGCAGGGGTAGAGTACGCCCAGGAAGCCCCGCAGGCGTTCGCCAGGTCGATCAGGATCTTCCAGTCGGCGCGGGCTTCGCCCGGTGGCTCAACGGCTTTGCGCACACGTTGTACCCGACGCTCGCTATTGGTGAATACGCCGTCCTTTTCCGCGTACACCGCACTGGGAAGAATCACGTCGGCGTAGCGCGAAGTTTCGTTCAGGAACGGTTCTTGAATCGCCAGAAACTCCAGTCGGTTCATGCCTTCTTCGAGTCGCGAGAGATTCGGTTCCGAAACCAGGATGTCTTCGCCCATGATGAACAAACCTCGGATCTGCGTTCCGACGAG of the bacterium genome contains:
- a CDS encoding FAD-binding oxidoreductase, translated to MKSRDFVVVGAGIAGSSVAYELQGHGSTVVLERESLPGHHTTGRSAAFLVESYGSAAVGRLTRAGRHFLEEPPEGFTEHPVVTPRPILWIGREDQRESLEEALRSGREVGTDLRKLDCADARALCPVLREEYVASAVCEPGALHIDVAGLLDAFLRGFRDRGGELATKAGVERISRDGDGWEIRAGGQTYSTAVVINAAGAWCDEIALLAGARPLDLRPLRRTAITFDPPQGCEIRAWPCVIDADEDFYLKPEGGQLLASPCDETPSEPCDAGPEDYEVALAADRVQRATRLEIRHIRRRWAGLRTFAADRSPVIGMDPERKGFFWLAGQGGFGIMTSPAAARAAAGLITTGSLPEDLRRSGLTEKQLSPARLLS
- a CDS encoding molybdopterin-dependent oxidoreductase, with product MAGLVTTFGAGAMTNPISDIRDADFLFLIGTNTSEAHPIIAMEMKRAVGRGATLVVADPRAIWMTEIAERHLQLTPGSDVWLLNALAQVIVEEDLGDADFIARHTENFDAVREAVATYTPERAQEVTGIPAEDIRWVARRYAQTEKAAIFYTLGVTEHTHGTDNVYALANLVLMTGHLGRPSTGLNPLRGQCNVQGANDAGATPVFFPGYQRVDDPEARAKFERAWGRSLPADPGLNLNEMMKLVGTQIRGLFIMGEDILVSEPNLSRLEEGMNRLEFLAIQEPFLNETSRYADVILPSAVYAEKDGVFTNSERRVQRVRKAVEPPGEARADWKILIDLANACGASWAYSTPAEIFAEMVGLAPRFSGIRYERLEGRGTGGLTGLQWPCPEDGHPGTSFLHEGGILRGRGLFQAVHYRPPAELPDDDYALLLSTGRTLYHYNAATQTRREPGLHAKQPEAFVEIHPRDAERRNIQTGDRVEVRTRRGAIALRAIRSRQVKPGCIWIPLHFSEALANRLTVDEGDTVTGTAEYKVCAAEVIRLEAGPEGSIFPGSDYSENGPPRSRGVRIPRS